GAGGCCGTGGAGGTTACATTCCCTGTTCTCCTTTTGCGTAATTCTGTTTTGGTAATATCTGAGAAACAGAAAAGGAAGATTAAAAAAATGAAATTAGAGGTGGCTGATCTCTTTTTGGATCAGAATCGCCTGATTAACAAGAAAATTAGGGAGATTTCAAATATTGATATCGATTTCAGCCCTCAGAGAAATCATTTGAAAGAACAATTCAAAGATTTATACACCCTGGCGGAACAAACAGATAAATCTTTTCTGGGTGCAGTGAAAGCACAGGAAGTGAAGCAGCTAAAAGGACTTGACAAGCTCGAAAAACGACTGCTAAAAGCTCAGAAAAGAAAGCTGAAAGACCATGTAGTTAGAATGACCGACATTCAGAACGAACTCTTTCCTAACCAATCCCTGCAGGAACGCAATCTAAATTTTTCAGAGTTATACTTAGATATTGGGGAGGAATTGATACCTATGCTTATTAAATCCCTCGACCCGCTTCACAAAGAGTTTTACGTCCTGCAATTGCCCTGATCTATTTCTATTATTGACGGTTTTGCTCAGGGAACGATAAATTCTCCTTCCCATTTATCACCTTCCCGGGAATAATTCACACGAATGTGATTGGGCCTTTTCAATTGCAGGTACTCTATTTTAAAAGGGATGATTTCAATGATGGCAAAATGATCTGCATCTTCCAGGTAATCTAATTGATCGGGGCCGGAGAGACTTGTTCCCGGTGTAGATACAGTGGTATAGTCTTTCCGAGCCTTGGGATCTATATTTTTCCAGGCTTTAGATTTTGCTTCTTTGTCATCAACTGCCTTAGCAACTCCTTCAATTCGTATCTGAGTAAGGGTTTGCGGGTTGTAGAAGAGCAGGCCAACATTTTTATTTTCTTGTAAGTGAATCATTTTTTTTGACCTGCTATCTGTGTAGAAAATGAGATTCAGATCGTCTGCAAATTTCCGTAACACCACGGTCCTCAATCTTGCAACACGCTCGAGACCCACCGTAGCAAGGGTAAAATACCTAAATGGGTGATTTTTTTCAGTAGCACCTTTGCGGAGTTCAGTCTTGATTTCCTCTAAATAATTTTGAATCATCAACGCAGTATTTAAGTACTAAAGATAAAAATTTTGAAGTTGAGGTAGGGTTTTTTTTATATGAGTTGTTCTATAATAAATTGCTTTGAAAAAGAATTTTAGCAGAGTGTCATAAAAATTCATGTGTTTAGGTTGGTTTTTGATTTGAAAGCCCTGACCGTAGGGGTCAGGGCTTTTCTTTTTATTCCTTCTGGCCAACCATAATCGTCCTTGATTCCATGAATTTAATCAACCTCATAATCGAGGCGCATGGTAATGGAAGCCGTTTTTTTCTTTTCAGAGGTATTGTAAACACCGCCCCAACTGTATTCTTCATCTGAGTTTTGCCCGGTAATTTGAAATACGCCCATTTTTGCAGAGAGGAGGTCTCCTAATTCTCCACCGGCATTTTGCGCTATTTTTTCAGCGCGTAGGCGGGCATCTTCTGTGGCCTGTGCGATCATTTCAATTTTTAAATCGGCCAATTGTGTGTAATAATACCTCGGGGGGAGGAATTAAATTGGACACCCTTATTAAGTAATTCAGTGATCTCCCTCGCCACTTGCTCAATGAGGTACACATCATCAGATTCTATTTTCACGGTCTGGGTTAAGGCATAGCCGCGAAATACACTGCCTATATAATTTCCGTTGTCGTACTTATTATCCCTTTGTTCGCTGGTCTGCACAGAATTGAAGATAATATTCTCTTCGGGGATACCTTTGGCTATTAAATAGGATTTAACTATTTCCTTGTCTTTGTTGAGCTGCTCAAAGGCTGTTTTAAGATTGGTGTTGAAGGTTGAGAAATACCCTTCCCAGACAATCAGATCCGAAACAAAATTTTCATTTCCAAGTCCGGTGACTGAAATGATCTTCGGTGGATTCGCCCTATCCTTGTAAGCATTTCCCAGAAAAATAGACGCTGTAATAATGGCAATGCCAAAAATAAGAGCGGATGTATATTTCATTTTCTCTACGTTGATAACCGAGTAATAAATATAGAAAAAACTTGGTCTCAAAATAGCTCAAATTGCTATTTTTGCCCATGCAAAACAACGTCCTTATCCTTGATTTCGGATCCCAATACACCCAGCTCATTGCTCGCAGGGTTAGAGAACTCAATATATTTTGTGAAATTAAGCCTTATAATCACCTTCCGGAAGATCTTTCGGATTACAAGGCCGTAATCCTTTCAGGCTCTCCGTCTTCTGTGCGATCTGACGAAGCCCCGCATCCTGATCTTAAAGATATCAAAGGAAAAATTCCTTTGCTGGGGGTCTGCTACGGAGCCCAGTACATCGCCCACTTTCACGGGGGTAACGTAGCACCTTCCAAAACAAGGGAATACGGCAGGGCCAGACTATCGAAGATTAAAGAAGGGGAGCCTTTCTTTAAAAATATTACCACCGGATCCCAGGTTTGGATGAGTCATTCCGATACGATACAACAACTCCCTCCCAAAGCAGAATTATTGGCGAGTACGGCAGATGTAGACATCGCTGCTTATAAGATCCCGGAAGAAAAGATATACGCCATACAGTTTCATCCGGAGGTTTACCATACCAAAGACGGCAAGCAATTGCTCGAAAACTTTCTTGTAGGTATAGCCGGACTGGAACAAACCTGGACGCCCGATGCATTCGTTGAGACAACCGTAGAAGAATTAAAGAAGGAAATTGGGAGTGAAAAAGTAATTTTAGGACTCTCCGGAGGAGTAGATTCTACTGTTGCTGCTGTTCTTTTGCACAAGGCCATAGGCAAACACCTGCATTGTATCTTTGTCAACAATGGCCTTTTGAGGAAAAATGAATTTGAAGAAGTCCTCGATCAGTACCAGCACATGGGGCTAAACGTGAAAGGTGTGGATGCTTCGGCACGCTTTTTGGATGCCTTGGAAGGAGAAGAGGATCCGGAGAAAAAGCGAAAGATCATCGGAGGAGTTTTTATTGATGTTTTTGACGATGAATCACATAAGGTAGAAGATGCCAAATGGCTGGCTCAGGGTACGATTTACCCGGACCGGATAGAATCTGTATCAGCATCAGGTGGTCCATCGGCAACGATAAAAAGTCATCACAATGTGGGTGGCTTGCCCGACTACATGAAATTAAAAGTCGTGGAACCTTTGAAAATGCTCTTTAAGGATGAGGTGAGAAGGGTAGGGGCCACATTGGGCATTGCTGATGAGCGCCTTGGAAGACACCCCTTTCCGGGACCGGGTCTGGCGATTAGGATTCTGGGAGATATTACCCGGGATAAAGTGGCCATTTTACAGGAAGTTGATGCTATTTTTATCAACGGTCTGAGGGAATGGGGATTGTACGATGATGTTTGGCAGGCAGGTGCCATGTTGCTTCCGGTACACAGTGTGGGAGTGATGGGTGATGAGCGTACCTATGAAAAATGTGTTGCGCTCAGAGCAGTAGAAAGTACCGATGGAATGACCGCAGATTGGGTAAATTTACCCTATGAATTCCTTCAAAAAATGTCTAACGACATAATAAATAAAGTTCCAGGGGTAAATCGGGTGGTTTACGACATAAGTTCCAAGCCTCCGGCAACCATAGAGTGGGAATAAACGTATATACCATGATGAAAGTACTGAATTGTCTTGTTGTGCTGTTATTATTTGCCTTTCAGGTTCAGGCGCAACAGTTTAAAACACACGCAGTTAAAGAAGGTGAAACGCTATACAGCATTTCAAAACTCTACCGCGTTACCCCTTTTAATATTCTCAAATACAACAAGGAGATTAAGCAAGGTGACGTCTTAAAGCCGAATACGATTCTTGTAATCCCTCTTCAGGCAAGTGTATCTGACACAAAACCACTGCCTGATACTTCGGGTAATACGCCCGCGGTATCAACAATAAACGACCAGGAGGTTCAGCGTGAACCCGAACGTTACAGAACTCACAGGGTACGGAGGAAAGAGACGCTGTATGGGATTTCGAGGAGATATGAAGTATCCGAAGATGAATTAAAAAGGTATAATAAAGAATTGTACAGTATGCCTTTAAAAAAAGGTATGCGTTTGCAGATCCCGGTTTACCCTGAAATTGAAGAGGATCCCAACCAGATAAACCCGGAAGACTTTGAAGCCTATATCGTCTCTCCTAAAGAAACGAGATGGAGTATTGCGCATAAATACAGAATTACTGTGGATAGTTTAGTGGCGCTGAATCCTTCGCTCGATAAAAACAATAACTATCTGGCCGTGGGGCAGGAATTACAATTACCGAAACTACCGGGAAGTACCGTTGAAGGACAGGAAGTACAACTTTACGTTTCCTATACCGTCCCACCTAAGAAGACGATGTACAGCCTAAGTGGAGAATACGGAATAACTTCCGAGGAGATCATCAAATTAAATCCGATGATTCTTGAGCAAGGTGGATTAAAAGAGGGAATGGTTCTGCGCTTACCTGAAAAGAAAATTGAATCTGAAGAAGTCAATACAGATAATTATATCTTTTACGAAGTTAAGCCAAAGCAAACCGAATATTCCCTCACACGGCAACTCGGTATAGGATACAGTGAGTTACTTGCGCTGAATCCGGATTTATCACGCGGACTCAAGGCCGGAATGGTACTGAAGCTGCCAAAGGAAAAAGCCGGTACCCTGGAAGTGAGAAATTCCCTAATCCTTGATAAAATCAATCTTCTAGACAGTATCAGAAGGGAAAACCGCCCATCTCTGATGGTGTTACTTCCTTTTAGGATGAACCGATTAAAACTGGATAGTATCGCCAGTGTAGA
This DNA window, taken from Muriicola soli, encodes the following:
- a CDS encoding pyridoxamine 5'-phosphate oxidase family protein: MIQNYLEEIKTELRKGATEKNHPFRYFTLATVGLERVARLRTVVLRKFADDLNLIFYTDSRSKKMIHLQENKNVGLLFYNPQTLTQIRIEGVAKAVDDKEAKSKAWKNIDPKARKDYTTVSTPGTSLSGPDQLDYLEDADHFAIIEIIPFKIEYLQLKRPNHIRVNYSREGDKWEGEFIVP
- a CDS encoding SIMPL domain-containing protein (The SIMPL domain is named for its presence in mouse protein SIMPL (signalling molecule that associates with mouse pelle-like kinase). Bacterial member BP26, from Brucella, was shown to assemble into a channel-like structure, while YggE from E. coli has been associated with resistance to oxidative stress.), with the translated sequence MADLKIEMIAQATEDARLRAEKIAQNAGGELGDLLSAKMGVFQITGQNSDEEYSWGGVYNTSEKKKTASITMRLDYEVD
- a CDS encoding SIMPL domain-containing protein (The SIMPL domain is named for its presence in mouse protein SIMPL (signalling molecule that associates with mouse pelle-like kinase). Bacterial member BP26, from Brucella, was shown to assemble into a channel-like structure, while YggE from E. coli has been associated with resistance to oxidative stress.); translated protein: MKYTSALIFGIAIITASIFLGNAYKDRANPPKIISVTGLGNENFVSDLIVWEGYFSTFNTNLKTAFEQLNKDKEIVKSYLIAKGIPEENIIFNSVQTSEQRDNKYDNGNYIGSVFRGYALTQTVKIESDDVYLIEQVAREITELLNKGVQFNSSPRGIITHNWPI
- the guaA gene encoding glutamine-hydrolyzing GMP synthase, which translates into the protein MQNNVLILDFGSQYTQLIARRVRELNIFCEIKPYNHLPEDLSDYKAVILSGSPSSVRSDEAPHPDLKDIKGKIPLLGVCYGAQYIAHFHGGNVAPSKTREYGRARLSKIKEGEPFFKNITTGSQVWMSHSDTIQQLPPKAELLASTADVDIAAYKIPEEKIYAIQFHPEVYHTKDGKQLLENFLVGIAGLEQTWTPDAFVETTVEELKKEIGSEKVILGLSGGVDSTVAAVLLHKAIGKHLHCIFVNNGLLRKNEFEEVLDQYQHMGLNVKGVDASARFLDALEGEEDPEKKRKIIGGVFIDVFDDESHKVEDAKWLAQGTIYPDRIESVSASGGPSATIKSHHNVGGLPDYMKLKVVEPLKMLFKDEVRRVGATLGIADERLGRHPFPGPGLAIRILGDITRDKVAILQEVDAIFINGLREWGLYDDVWQAGAMLLPVHSVGVMGDERTYEKCVALRAVESTDGMTADWVNLPYEFLQKMSNDIINKVPGVNRVVYDISSKPPATIEWE
- a CDS encoding LysM peptidoglycan-binding domain-containing protein, translated to MMKVLNCLVVLLLFAFQVQAQQFKTHAVKEGETLYSISKLYRVTPFNILKYNKEIKQGDVLKPNTILVIPLQASVSDTKPLPDTSGNTPAVSTINDQEVQREPERYRTHRVRRKETLYGISRRYEVSEDELKRYNKELYSMPLKKGMRLQIPVYPEIEEDPNQINPEDFEAYIVSPKETRWSIAHKYRITVDSLVALNPSLDKNNNYLAVGQELQLPKLPGSTVEGQEVQLYVSYTVPPKKTMYSLSGEYGITSEEIIKLNPMILEQGGLKEGMVLRLPEKKIESEEVNTDNYIFYEVKPKQTEYSLTRQLGIGYSELLALNPDLSRGLKAGMVLKLPKEKAGTLEVRNSLILDKINLLDSIRRENRPSLMVLLPFRMNRLKLDSIASVERSIERSNALKYSLGLYSGALVAMDSLADLGISVKVKTIDTELSREKVRAILAREDLSGVNAIIGPLQAEVLKETAVYAAASGVPIVAPLSAQSDLELPNVFFSVPSDSILRQKMLDYMESIRTDQNIIVINDSKNDSTRVRIQEKFPSAKALKVLEDEKNISVDIEALTNLLSIENENWVLLETDNFKLVSSVSSILNSAISDTTQVRMFTTNKNRGFENDVISVSHLSKLNFTYPSIDREVGNDAFVRRYRRRFGGDPDKYALRGFDLTFDLLLKLAYRPNLFGTAGLIGLTEYSGNKFDYVQEFTSGYFNRATYIMKYENMRVMQITSASNDL